The Tolypothrix sp. PCC 7712 region GGTGTAGATAGCTACCCACTTTATGCCTTGCGTAATGGTGAGAGTGGTGGTAATGGCATTTATGCTTATAATGCTAACCCGACTTTCCCCAGTTCCACTTATAACTCCAGCAACTACTGGGTAGATGTTGTTTTCACTACAAGTACTGTAGCTGACACAACACCGCCAACGGTAACTGCTACAACTCCAAGCAATGGGGCAACAAACGTCAGCACTGCTACAACTGTCACAGCCACCTTTAATGAGGCAATTGATCCAGCAACAATCAACACCAATACCTTTGAGTTACGTAGCCCAAACAGTTTAGTAGCTGCCACTGTTACCTATAACTCAGCAAACAGTAATGCAACGCTCACACCAAGTGCCGCACTCGCAGCAAACACTACCTATACTGTCACAGTTAAAGGTGGTACAACTGACCCACGAGTCAAAGACCAAGCAGGTAATGCTCTAGCAGCAAATTCTAGTTGGTCATTTACTACAGCTGCAGCTGACACCACACCGCCAACAGTAACTGCTGCAACTCCAAGCAATGGAGCAACAAACGTTAGCACTGCTACAACTGTCACAGCCACCTTTAGTGAAGCAATTGATCCAGCAACAATTATTGGCAATACCTTTGAATTACGAAATCAAGCTAATAACACATTAGTAACTGTTACTGTCACCTATGATGCTGCCAGTCGTACAGCTACACTCACACCTAGCAGCCCACTAGCAACTTCTACCACTTATACTGCTACAGTCAAAGGTGGTACAACTGACCCACGAGTCAAGGATATAGCAGGTAATTCTCTAGCCCAAAACTTTACTTGGTCATTTACTACCAGCGCCACATCAATAATTAGTATCTGGGATAACAGTGCTACGCCTGCTATTATCACAGATCCAGACAACTCACCTGTGGAATTAGGTGTGAAATTCCGCTCTAGCGTCAATGGTTATATCAAAGGCATCAGGTTCTACAAGAGTCCCCAAAATACTAATACTCATGTAGGAACTTTGTGGAGTAGCACTGGTACTCAGTTAGCTCAAGTCACTTTTACTAGTGAAACAGCGTCTGGGTGGCAACAGGCAAATTTTGCTACACCAGTAGCGATTACAGCCAACACTACCTACGTTGCTTCATATCACACTAATGTTGGTAAGTATTCTGTAACTGAGAATTTCTTCACTTCTGGTGTGGATAAATCTCCATTACGCGCCTTGAGTAGCAGCGAAAGCGGTGGCAATGGTGTTTATACTTATAATGCCAATCCAGCTTTCCCTACTAACTCTTACGCTGCTAGTAATTATTGGGTAGATGTATTGTTTAGCACTAATCCTTAGCAGTGCTAACTAATGAATTACAAGGCTTAGTTCAAGTTACAATTTTACTGGGGAGTATGCTAAATATAAAAATTTTAGTATGCTCCCATTTTGTTTGCTGGATTTTGAATCACTCAAGAGATAGGAATTCAAAAAATTGTTGAGCCTTATATAAAGGCAGGTATATTATGCCAATAAATGATGATGTAAAGTTGGGTAATAACGTTAAAATTTTTCATACTCAATTAGTCAATCTCTATGGTTGTACTGTTGGGGATGATACGAAAATTGGCACTTTTGTGGAAATTCAAAAAAATGTCCTTGTAGGAAGTAATTGTAAAATTTCATCGCATAGCTTTCTCTGTGAAGGTGTGATTATTGAAGATGAAGTCTTTATTGGGCATGGGGTAATGTTCACTAATGATATTTATCCCCGTGCAGCTAATGAAGATGGTAGTTTAAAAACCGAAGCTGATTGGGATGTAGTTGAGACGGTAGTCAAAAAAGGAGCATCTATTGGTAGTAATGCTACTATTTTGCCAGGAGTAACAATTGGTGAAAGAGCCATTGTTGGGGCTGGAGCAGTAGTTACTACTGATGTTCCTGATTATGCAATTGTAGTAGGAGTACCGGCTCGTGTAATTGGTGATGTACGCGATAATAAAAGAAACTTAGAAATAGCTGCTACAAGTATGAGATAAGGTAGCAACATAGTGAATTATCTGTTTACCAAAGTTAGGAAAATCAATAAATAATCAAGATTTCGATTACCTAAAAAATCCGGTTTTTAGGATATGGATTGCAAAGATGATTCACAATTCAAAAATATCTCTAATTACAATAATTAAGCTTTTATATTTATTCCTAATAATTTGATTTGGCTGATGTATCCCTATTGGTCACATCATTTTTAGATGCTATGGAATATCCAGACTTTGGTATGAGGTGCAAATGTTTAATCAAATCTACCTGCTCAAAAACCCAATCACATCAAAATTTATTTATCTAGTTTCGGTTTTGAGTATTGCCACAGTTTTTGCTAACCCTGCTAATGGTGTACAAATAAAATATGGTAGTCCAGGTAATGTTAGTAAAATTGAGGATTTAGTTGTTGATGATATCGGTTATGATATAACCTTCAAATATGATTCATTTATCAACTTGTTTGGTTCTCCCAATAATTCTGATTTTCAGAAACCTACTTTTTGGGATAATCCTCAAGGAGCAAAAAACTTAGTTGATAGCATTGCCTCCTTACTAAATTTTCAACAAACTGTACCAA contains the following coding sequences:
- a CDS encoding acyltransferase: MPINDDVKLGNNVKIFHTQLVNLYGCTVGDDTKIGTFVEIQKNVLVGSNCKISSHSFLCEGVIIEDEVFIGHGVMFTNDIYPRAANEDGSLKTEADWDVVETVVKKGASIGSNATILPGVTIGERAIVGAGAVVTTDVPDYAIVVGVPARVIGDVRDNKRNLEIAATSMR